The sequence AAAGGTATGGTAAGCCCATATATTTTCGGTGGGGTAGGTGCTTTGATGTTTGATGCGCCGAAGGCTACCTTGGTAAATGATTTTAGAAGAGATGCAGATGGTGTTGCACAGGCTCCGATCAACGAATTGGATTTTACCACCACACCTGTTTACTCTACCGGAACAAAGACAACTATGCATATTCCTTTTGGAGTAGGTTTAAAATATAAATTTAATTATAGCTGGGCGATCTTCGCAGAAGCTACATTTAGATACACGATGACGGATCAGCTGGATCACAGCAGAATCCTGAGCAAAGATGTAATCTCTACGTATAACGGAGATATTTTAAGCCCTATAACGGGAGGATCTTTACTTGAAACAGATGCTTACTATGTAGTATCTAAAGAAAGAGAAGCTGCATTTTTGGGTGAAAGAAATATTGGAGATCTTAAATCTAAAGATTGGATGAATACTTTTAGCCTTGGGTTGACGTATTCATTTGGAAGACCTCCATGTTATTGTGATTAATATGTCGTTGATAAAAGATAAAATAGATCCTGAAAATTTACCAAAGCACGTTGCTATCATCATGGATGGTAATGGAAGGTGGGCAAAATCTCGTGGCGAAGAAAGAACTTTCGGTCACAAGAATGCCATTGATGCTGTAAGAAATGCCATTAATGCATGTA is a genomic window of Chryseobacterium wanjuense containing:
- the porG gene encoding type IX secretion system protein PorG, which produces MNRKLLFSFLAALGTVVSVKAQRNELGVRLGMSNLVGDIGRTNYILQKPLDLSRTSDWGVPFYGGILYRFNFNPHQTVRLDLGYNQIQFSDKVAKEEYRKNRNAFGKNNVYEASLVFEYNFFPVNNEQKGMVSPYIFGGVGALMFDAPKATLVNDFRRDADGVAQAPINELDFTTTPVYSTGTKTTMHIPFGVGLKYKFNYSWAIFAEATFRYTMTDQLDHSRILSKDVISTYNGDILSPITGGSLLETDAYYVVSKEREAAFLGERNIGDLKSKDWMNTFSLGLTYSFGRPPCYCD